A genome region from Macrotis lagotis isolate mMagLag1 chromosome 4, bilby.v1.9.chrom.fasta, whole genome shotgun sequence includes the following:
- the LOC141519952 gene encoding LOW QUALITY PROTEIN: heterogeneous nuclear ribonucleoprotein A1-like (The sequence of the model RefSeq protein was modified relative to this genomic sequence to represent the inferred CDS: inserted 2 bases in 1 codon), producing the protein MSKSESPKEFEQLWKLFIGGLSFETTDESLRSHXLTDSVVLRDPNTKWSRGFGFVTYATVEEVDAAMNTRPHKVDGRVVEPKRAVSREDSQRPGVHLTVKKIFVGGIKEDTEEHHLRDYFEQYGKIEVIEIMTDRGSDKKRDFAFVTFDDHDFVDKIVIQKYHTVNGHNCEVRKALSKQEMASASSSQRGQSGSGNFGGGQGGGFGGNDNFGHGGNFSGHGGFGGSRDVGGYGGSGDGYNGFGNDRSNFGGGGSYNDCGNYNNQSSNFGPMKGGNFGGRSSGPYGGSQYFAKPCNQGGYGGSSSSSSYGSGKRF; encoded by the exons ATGTCGAAGTCAGAGTCGCCCAAGGAGTTCGAGCAGTTGTGGAAGCTCTTCATCGGAGGCCTGAGCTTCGAGACGACTGACGAGAGCCTACGGAGCCA GCTTACAGACAGTGTGGTGTTGAGGGATCCAAACACCAAATGGTCCAGGGGCTTTGGTTTTGTTACCTATGCCACAGTGGAAGAGGTAGATGCAGCCATGAATACAAGACCTCACAAGGTGGATGGCAGAGTTGTTGAACCAAAGAGAGCTGTTTCCAGAGAGGACTCTCAAAGGCCAGGTGTCCACTTAACTGTGAAAAAGATCTTTGTGGGTGGCATTAAGGAAGACACTGAAGAGCATCACTTAAGAGACTATTTTGaacaatatggaaaaattgaagTGATTGAAATCATGACTGACCGAGGCAGTGACAAAAAGAGAGACTTTGCTTTTGTTACTTTTGATGACCATGATTTTGTGGATAAGATTGTCATTCAAAAATACCATACTGTGAATGGCCACAACTGTGAAGTAAGGAAAGCCTTGTCTAAGCAAGAAATGGCCAGTGCTTCATCTAGTCAAAGAGGTCAAAGTGGTTCTGGAAACTTTGGTGGTGGCCAGGGAGGTGGCTTTGGTGGAAATGATAACTTTGGCCATGGTGGGAACTTCAGTGGTCATGGTGGTTTTGGTGGCAGTCGTGATGTAGGAGGATATGGTGGCAGTGGAGATGGCTACAATGGATTTGGAAATGACAGAAGCAACTTTGGAGGTGGTGGAAGCTACAATGATTGTGGCAACTACAACAATCAGTCTTCaaactttggtcccatgaagggaGGAAACTTTGGAGGCAGGAGCTCAGGCCCTTATGGTGGGAGCCAATATTTTGCCAAACCATGTAACCAAGGTGGCTATGGTGGTTCCAGTAGTAGCAGTAGTTATGGCAGTGGCAAAAGATTCTAA